The nucleotide sequence TCTGATTTATTGTTGACATCGCTGTTGTTACGGAAAAGGGCTCCCAACACAGGAATGTCACCAAAGAAGGGGACGCGACTCACATCATTGGATATCGTTTGCTCGTAGATCCCCCCCAGGACCAAGGTTTCACCATTATCCACCAGAACTTCAGTACTGATCTTCTTGGTATTGATCGCGGGAATATTGTTTGTAACTTGCCCACGACTGTCCTTGTTGACACTAATGGTAAGAAGGACGCGATCATCTGGAGTAATCTGCGGTTTCACTTTTAGACTGAGGGCCGCAGTTTTGAATGCGACACTAGACGCGCCACTGGAAGTTGCTTGCCAATAAGGAATTTCTTCACCTTGCTCAATAGACGCCTCTTTTTGGTTGGAGGTAATAACGCGGGGATTGGAAATTACTTCTCCACGATGCTCATTCTGGAGTGCGGAAAGTTCTAAGTCGAGCAGATAACGGGATCCCAACAAGGCAAAGGCAATCTTACTTCCCCCCGCAGCGGGCATCTTGACATTGAGTCGATCGTTCCTTGCGGGGATCGCCAATGATCCCGTTCCTTCCGCTGCACTGCTAACAATGGTATCCGTTCCTGACAGGCTCCCCGTGGCAATGGCGTAGTTATTTCCCTCTTGGCGCACTCCAGTGGTACCAAATTGCACGCCTAGCTCTTTAACAAAGGTATCGTCTGCAATAACGATACGAGATTCGATGAGAACCTGGCGGATGGGTATATCAAGGGTAGTAATTAATTGACGAATTTCCGCAAGTTTCTCCTTAGTATCTTGAATCAAAAGCGCATTGGTACGCTCGTCCACCGCAACATTACCGCGTGCGGAAAGTAGAGAGTTTTCCTTAGCCTTGAGCAGTGAGGCGATATCCGAGGCCTTTGCATAGTTTACGGACATAAGCTCGGAATGGAGCGGGGCAAGATCGACTACCGCTTTATGAGCCTCTAGTTCCTGCTTCTCACGGGCAGCGATCTCTTCATTGGGGGCGATCATAATGACATTATCAGTACGACGCATCCCCAGGCCTTTGCTCTTGAGTATAATATCCAGGGCCTGGTCCCAAGGGACATTACGCAGGCGGAGGGTAAGGGTACCTTGAACCGTATCGCTAGTAATAACATTGAGCCCAGTAAAATCGGCAATGAGCTGCAGCAC is from Gammaproteobacteria bacterium and encodes:
- the pilQ gene encoding Fimbrial assembly protein PilQ; the protein is MVSTIMQQLVALDRKTNSGKSRYRVLAQWLLGFVLGLGLIGVHAEDRLLQDISFSAFPGNQVQITLALSSSLPEPASFTTDNPARIAIDLPNTHLGIAHRFQQIGVGVVQSVVAVEADGRARVVINLSQLIPHEMKVDGNRLLVTVGKPSSAASLPKSLPGLVGGVSTLRTTVQTVEDIDFRRGNNGEGRVIVTLSSTAIGVDVRQQGNDIVVDFQGARLPSALTRRLDVTDFSTPVHTIDTLPKNGNVHMVISNGGDFEHIAYQSDRIFTIEIRPLSKEQQEIAKKERVGYTGERLSLNFQSIDVRAVLQLIADFTGLNVITSDTVQGTLTLRLRNVPWDQALDIILKSKGLGMRRTDNVIMIAPNEEIAAREKQELEAHKAVVDLAPLHSELMSVNYAKASDIASLLKAKENSLLSARGNVAVDERTNALLIQDTKEKLAEIRQLITTLDIPIRQVLIESRIVIADDTFVKELGVQFGTTGVRQEGNNYAIATGSLSGTDTIVSSAAEGTGSLAIPARNDRLNVKMPAAGGSKIAFALLGSRYLLDLELSALQNEHRGEVISNPRVITSNQKEASIEQGEEIPYWQATSSGASSVAFKTAALSLKVKPQITPDDRVLLTISVNKDSRGQVTNNIPAINTKKISTEVLVDNGETLVLGGIYEQTISNDVSRVPFFGDIPVLGALFRNNSDVNNKSELLVFVTPRILKQSLTVK